In Gimesia benthica, a single window of DNA contains:
- a CDS encoding UDP-glucose dehydrogenase family protein → MKIAVIGTGYVGLVTGTCFSESGNYVTCIDIDESKVRRLQAGEVPIYEPGLEEMVKRNTKAGRLTFTTSYADVIPDSKCIFIAVGTPMTADGSANLDSIWKVAESLAPLLAEDAVVIIKSTVPVGTNRKLAEMLKSLTGREVDVASNPEFLKEGAAIDDFSKPDRVVVGVSRPEVSEVLHELYKPFLRTEHPFLSMELESAEMTKYVANCMLATKISFINEMANLCERVGADINQVRRGIGHDQRIGFSFLFPGVGYGGSCFPKDVSALISVAHDREMEPSILNAVDQVNTAQKRVLFDKINRYFEGDLAGKTVAIWGLAFKPKTDDIREAPALVLIDLLLEAGVSNIKVHDPVAMENVKAEYGDKLSYLDHHYDTLDGADVLVIVTEWNEFRHADFDYIRHKLTQPVIFDGRNLYEPSKLKAKGIKYFGIGLSSEKNLD, encoded by the coding sequence ATGAAAATTGCAGTAATAGGTACAGGATATGTAGGACTCGTCACCGGGACCTGTTTCTCCGAAAGCGGAAATTACGTCACCTGCATTGATATCGACGAGTCCAAAGTCCGTCGTCTTCAAGCGGGAGAAGTTCCGATCTATGAACCCGGTCTGGAAGAAATGGTCAAGCGGAACACAAAAGCCGGACGCCTGACCTTCACTACCAGCTATGCTGATGTGATCCCGGATTCCAAATGTATTTTCATCGCGGTCGGCACACCGATGACCGCAGATGGCTCTGCCAATCTGGACAGCATCTGGAAAGTAGCAGAATCACTGGCACCGCTGCTCGCTGAAGACGCTGTCGTCATCATTAAAAGTACAGTCCCGGTTGGCACAAACCGCAAGCTGGCAGAAATGCTGAAATCCCTGACTGGACGGGAGGTCGATGTCGCCTCTAACCCGGAATTTCTCAAAGAAGGAGCAGCAATCGACGACTTCTCCAAACCTGACCGCGTGGTCGTCGGAGTCTCTCGCCCGGAAGTTTCTGAAGTATTACATGAACTTTACAAACCATTTCTGCGAACCGAACACCCGTTCCTGTCGATGGAGCTCGAGAGTGCGGAAATGACTAAATATGTCGCCAACTGCATGCTGGCAACCAAAATCAGCTTCATTAATGAGATGGCCAATCTCTGTGAACGCGTCGGAGCGGATATCAATCAGGTGCGACGCGGAATTGGACACGATCAGCGGATCGGCTTTTCATTTCTGTTTCCGGGAGTCGGTTACGGTGGATCCTGTTTCCCCAAAGACGTCTCGGCGCTAATCTCCGTGGCCCATGATCGCGAAATGGAACCCTCAATCCTGAACGCCGTCGATCAGGTCAACACAGCCCAGAAACGGGTCCTGTTCGACAAGATCAACCGCTACTTCGAAGGGGATCTCGCCGGAAAAACGGTCGCCATCTGGGGACTCGCTTTCAAGCCTAAAACCGATGATATTCGCGAAGCGCCAGCCCTGGTCCTGATCGATCTGTTACTGGAAGCGGGCGTCAGTAATATCAAGGTTCACGATCCTGTCGCCATGGAAAATGTTAAAGCGGAGTATGGTGATAAACTCTCATACCTTGACCATCATTACGACACGCTTGATGGTGCTGATGTACTCGTAATCGTTACGGAATGGAACGAGTTCCGGCACGCTGACTTCGATTACATCCGTCATAAACTGACACAGCCAGTTATCTTTGACGGACGCAACCTCTACGAGCCCTCAAAGCTGAAAGCCAAAGGAATCAAGTACTTTGGGATTGGACTCAGTTCGGAAAAAAACTTAGATTGA
- the prfB gene encoding peptide chain release factor 2 (programmed frameshift) — translation MDHELRDKCTGIMDRIVKLRDSLDYAGKKKRTTEINEKMGAAGFWDNQEKAQVLVSEMQQLQLTVKPLTELIEGAGDLEVLLEFIEEEGSEDSIPELASTADRLQKILDHLELQAMMSAPEDGSAAYLSIQAGEGGTDSSDWAEMLLRMYLRWAERRGFNVEILDRSDAEEAGIRSATVRIEGDYAYGYLKGETGNHRLIRISPFDSAGRRHTSFAAVDVSPDLGEIAEIEINWDQDVREDTYRASGAGGQHINKTDSAIRLTHLESGVVVQCQNNRSQHKNRAEARKMLKAKLFQIEQEKRDAELAAKRGGKSKIGFGGQTVRNYVLHPDQYAKDARTGHKVGNPGPVLDGDLDGFLESFLRWGMAEN, via the exons ATGGATCACGAACTCAGAGATAAATGTACCGGAATCATGGATCGCATCGTCAAATTACGAGACTCTCTT GACTACGCTGGTAAGAAAAAACGGACCACCGAAATTAATGAAAAGATGGGGGCAGCCGGCTTCTGGGATAACCAGGAGAAAGCTCAGGTCCTCGTTTCTGAGATGCAACAACTGCAATTGACTGTCAAACCGTTGACAGAGTTGATTGAAGGTGCTGGGGATCTTGAAGTCCTGCTGGAATTCATTGAGGAAGAAGGCAGTGAAGACAGCATTCCCGAACTCGCTTCCACCGCAGATCGTCTGCAGAAGATCCTGGATCACCTCGAACTTCAGGCCATGATGTCTGCACCCGAGGATGGCTCTGCAGCTTACCTCAGTATTCAGGCCGGTGAAGGGGGGACCGACTCCTCTGACTGGGCAGAAATGCTGCTGCGGATGTACCTGCGCTGGGCGGAGCGTCGCGGTTTCAATGTCGAAATCCTGGATCGTTCTGATGCTGAAGAGGCCGGCATTCGCAGTGCCACAGTCCGCATCGAAGGAGACTATGCCTACGGCTATCTCAAAGGGGAAACCGGGAACCACCGGCTGATTCGTATCAGTCCGTTCGATTCCGCAGGCAGGCGACATACTTCCTTTGCCGCCGTCGACGTCTCACCCGACCTGGGAGAGATTGCAGAGATTGAAATCAACTGGGACCAGGACGTACGGGAAGACACCTACCGCGCCAGTGGTGCCGGGGGACAGCATATCAACAAAACCGATTCTGCAATCCGTCTGACGCACCTGGAATCGGGTGTAGTCGTACAATGTCAGAACAACCGCAGTCAGCACAAAAACCGTGCGGAAGCCCGTAAAATGCTCAAAGCGAAACTGTTCCAGATTGAACAGGAAAAACGGGACGCCGAACTGGCTGCAAAGCGGGGTGGTAAATCAAAAATTGGTTTCGGCGGCCAGACCGTCCGCAATTATGTATTGCACCCCGACCAATATGCAAAAGATGCCCGTACGGGCCACAAAGTAGGCAATCCGGGCCCGGTC